A portion of the Candidatus Methylomirabilis sp. genome contains these proteins:
- a CDS encoding NAD(P) transhydrogenase subunit alpha, whose product MQAELLFGFYIFMLAAFLGLQVISKVPPLLHTPLMSATNAISGISLVGSLVAAGAHYNPVSTVLGFIAVTAATINVVGGFMITDRMLKMFKKKDGKKP is encoded by the coding sequence ATGCAAGCTGAACTCCTGTTCGGCTTCTACATCTTCATGCTGGCCGCGTTTCTTGGATTGCAGGTCATCTCAAAGGTGCCGCCGCTGCTGCATACGCCCCTTATGTCCGCCACGAACGCGATCTCGGGCATTTCACTGGTTGGTTCGCTGGTGGCGGCAGGGGCCCATTACAATCCGGTCAGCACGGTTCTGGGATTCATCGCGGTCACGGCAGCCACGATTAATGTGGTCGGCGGCTTCATGATTACGGATCGAATGCTCAAGATGTTCAAGAAAAAGGATGGGAAGAAGCCGTGA
- a CDS encoding Re/Si-specific NAD(P)(+) transhydrogenase subunit alpha, which produces MKVAVLKEIEPGEKRVAIIPETVKRLAKKGIEVGVESGAGEGSCFRDGEYEEAGATIEPSAEALLATTDVVIKIQRPTPAEILKIREGTTIISFLYPLFNLDLVNTLAGRKITAIAVDSIPRTTLAQMMDVLSSQATIAGYYAVIMAAYALPKFFPMLMTAAGTIAPAKVLILGAGVAGLQAIATAKRLGASVEAFDTRKVVRQQVESLGARFVEVDIAEDAQTATGYAKELSEDYKRRQTELIHRHIAKSDVCITTALIPGQRAPILITEEMVQAMRFGSVIVDLAAEQGGNCALTEPGNEVVKHGVTIIGRLNLPSRLAVHASQMYSRNMEKLLLHLMGDGGLKINLQEEITAGCVITMGGEAVHPKVKELLSRKGESHAS; this is translated from the coding sequence ATGAAGGTCGCAGTCCTGAAGGAGATCGAGCCCGGCGAAAAGCGCGTCGCGATTATCCCGGAAACGGTCAAGCGATTGGCCAAGAAGGGGATTGAGGTCGGCGTAGAGTCCGGCGCCGGTGAAGGATCGTGCTTCCGGGATGGGGAGTACGAGGAGGCCGGCGCCACAATAGAGCCTTCGGCGGAAGCGCTGCTTGCTACCACAGATGTGGTCATCAAGATTCAGCGCCCTACCCCTGCGGAAATACTGAAGATTCGGGAGGGTACGACGATCATCAGTTTTCTCTATCCGCTTTTCAACCTTGACCTCGTGAACACCCTTGCCGGCCGCAAGATCACCGCAATTGCGGTGGACAGCATCCCTCGGACCACGCTCGCACAGATGATGGATGTCCTGAGCTCACAGGCGACGATTGCGGGATACTATGCGGTGATCATGGCGGCGTACGCGCTTCCGAAGTTCTTTCCAATGCTGATGACCGCAGCGGGCACGATTGCGCCGGCCAAGGTGCTGATTCTGGGCGCCGGTGTAGCCGGGCTTCAGGCCATCGCCACCGCAAAGCGGCTCGGCGCCTCAGTCGAGGCGTTCGACACGCGAAAGGTGGTGAGGCAGCAGGTAGAAAGTCTTGGGGCGCGGTTCGTTGAGGTGGACATCGCCGAGGATGCGCAGACGGCGACCGGGTATGCGAAGGAGCTTTCTGAGGATTATAAACGGCGACAGACGGAGCTCATACACCGGCATATCGCCAAATCCGACGTCTGCATTACAACAGCGCTCATCCCCGGCCAGCGCGCGCCCATCCTGATCACGGAAGAGATGGTCCAGGCCATGAGATTCGGGTCGGTGATCGTGGACCTCGCAGCGGAGCAGGGGGGTAACTGTGCCCTGACCGAGCCTGGAAATGAAGTAGTGAAGCATGGGGTGACGATCATCGGCCGCTTGAATCTTCCGAGCCGCCTGGCGGTGCATGCGAGCCAGATGTACTCGCGCAACATGGAGAAGCTCCTTCTGCACCTGATGGGCGACGGCGGGTTGAAGATCAATCTCCAGGAGGAGATCACGGCAGGGTGCGTGATCACTATGGGGGGAGAGGCTGTACACCCGAAGGTCAAGGAACTCCTGTCTCGGAAAGGGGAATCCCATGCAAGCTGA
- a CDS encoding NAD(P)(+) transhydrogenase (Re/Si-specific) subunit beta → MSATLIQLTYFAASALFILGLKALGSPETARRGNILAAAGMFLAIVGTLVHQDIVSYEWIIVGMVIGSAIGAVMAIFMPMTAMPERIALSHAFGGLAAAFVGVSEYYRQGAEMELIHTVPVGFEVIFGALTFTGSLMAFGKLSGWVTQVPVTYKFQNQSNLSLFGIVLALYIAWLFTPAYPVLFYIMMGLAFLIGVLMVLPIGGADMPVVICLLNSYAGLAASATGFVLSNNILIIAGSLDGASGFILSMMMSKAMNRSFSNVLFGAFGAVAETAAPGTTTAVGSVNEGTVDDAATVLRNAQRVIVVPGYGMAVSQAQHALRELADLLDSDGTTVKYAIHPVAGRMPGHMNVLLAEANVPYDQIFDLEDINDEFSKTDAVIVIGANDVVNPAAKTNSSSPIYGMPVLNVEEARTVIVLKRSMSAGFAGIDNELFALPNTMMVFGDAKQTVTKMVQALKN, encoded by the coding sequence GTGAGCGCCACGCTGATACAGCTCACCTACTTCGCCGCGTCCGCGCTGTTTATCCTGGGGTTGAAGGCCCTGGGCTCTCCTGAAACGGCCCGACGAGGCAATATCCTTGCCGCGGCGGGAATGTTTCTGGCCATCGTAGGGACGCTTGTTCACCAGGATATCGTCAGTTACGAATGGATTATCGTGGGGATGGTGATCGGATCGGCGATCGGGGCAGTGATGGCGATCTTCATGCCGATGACGGCGATGCCCGAGCGGATTGCGCTCTCCCACGCATTCGGCGGATTGGCTGCTGCGTTTGTCGGGGTGTCCGAATATTACCGCCAGGGCGCAGAGATGGAACTCATCCACACTGTGCCTGTCGGGTTTGAGGTTATCTTCGGGGCCTTGACCTTTACGGGTAGTTTGATGGCCTTCGGGAAGCTGTCCGGATGGGTGACCCAGGTTCCGGTGACATATAAGTTTCAGAATCAATCGAACCTCTCCCTGTTTGGAATCGTGCTGGCGCTGTACATTGCGTGGCTGTTTACTCCAGCCTATCCCGTTTTATTTTACATCATGATGGGGCTGGCCTTCCTGATTGGCGTGCTCATGGTGCTTCCCATCGGCGGGGCGGATATGCCGGTTGTCATCTGCCTGCTGAACTCGTATGCCGGTCTGGCTGCGTCGGCCACAGGATTCGTTCTGTCGAACAACATCTTGATTATTGCCGGCTCGCTTGATGGAGCCTCCGGTTTCATCCTGTCGATGATGATGAGCAAGGCGATGAACCGTTCTTTCTCGAATGTGCTTTTCGGGGCCTTCGGCGCGGTGGCCGAGACGGCCGCCCCTGGGACGACGACTGCCGTCGGGAGTGTCAATGAGGGGACGGTTGATGATGCGGCGACCGTCCTGCGAAACGCGCAACGGGTCATCGTCGTTCCGGGCTACGGAATGGCGGTATCCCAGGCCCAACATGCCCTGCGAGAGTTGGCCGACCTGCTGGACTCGGACGGCACCACAGTGAAATACGCGATCCATCCGGTGGCGGGCCGTATGCCTGGCCACATGAATGTTCTGTTGGCCGAGGCCAACGTGCCGTATGACCAGATCTTCGACCTTGAGGATATCAATGACGAGTTTTCCAAGACGGACGCGGTGATTGTCATTGGCGCGAACGATGTCGTCAATCCTGCCGCGAAAACGAACTCGTCGAGCCCAATCTACGGGATGCCGGTTCTGAATGTGGAGGAGGCGCGCACGGTCATCGTGCTCAAGCGCAGCATGAGCGCCGGCTTTGCAGGCATCGACAATGAGCTCTTCGCACTGCCGAATACCATGATGGTGTTCGGCGACGCGAAGCAGACAGTCACAAAGATGGTACAGGCGCTGAAGAATTAG